From Prochlorococcus sp. MIT 1223, the proteins below share one genomic window:
- the kdsB gene encoding 3-deoxy-manno-octulosonate cytidylyltransferase: protein MKEKTSIFIPARMMSSRFPGKPLAPIDGIPMVVYCAKNAIETGVEVYVCTDSNEIKTVCELYGVNAILTPECETGTDRIAIAADNLETDYIINLQGDEPLVDVASLNKMISMLPSLAERDTIITGVAAINSEEAFDPNNVKCALIKNSSKIQYFSRKPLLNSIKGKGKPSYYKQVGVYGMPYKTLKKFSLIPKGELEEAERVELLRWLENGLDIFACLIENKTISVDTPNDLVEVISYLKTKNNVNT from the coding sequence ATGAAAGAAAAAACATCTATTTTCATTCCAGCGAGAATGATGAGCAGCCGTTTCCCAGGAAAGCCTTTGGCACCTATTGATGGGATACCCATGGTGGTGTACTGTGCAAAAAATGCTATAGAGACTGGAGTTGAAGTATATGTTTGTACGGACTCAAATGAAATAAAAACTGTATGTGAACTATATGGCGTAAATGCCATTCTAACTCCAGAGTGTGAGACAGGTACAGATAGAATCGCTATTGCAGCTGATAATCTTGAAACTGACTATATTATTAACTTACAGGGAGATGAACCTCTAGTAGATGTAGCATCATTAAATAAAATGATATCAATGCTTCCTTCTCTTGCAGAGAGAGATACTATTATTACCGGTGTTGCAGCCATAAACTCAGAAGAAGCATTTGATCCAAATAATGTTAAATGTGCTCTAATAAAAAACTCATCAAAGATACAATATTTTTCAAGAAAGCCTCTTTTAAATAGCATTAAGGGGAAGGGAAAACCATCTTATTACAAACAAGTTGGGGTTTATGGAATGCCTTATAAGACCTTAAAGAAATTTTCACTTATTCCTAAAGGTGAACTAGAAGAAGCCGAAAGAGTCGAGCTTCTTAGATGGTTGGAAAATGGCCTAGATATTTTCGCTTGTCTAATTGAAAATAAAACAATCTCAGTCGACACTCCTAATGATCTGGTTGAGGTTATTTCTTATTTAAAAACTAAAAATAATGTCAATACTTAA
- a CDS encoding acyl carrier protein: MLIASVINVEAKEIGINSSPDDFPNWDSFKHMELILAIEERFSIKFTDKQITSIKNVKDICKVLS; the protein is encoded by the coding sequence ATGTTAATCGCATCAGTGATAAATGTAGAGGCTAAAGAAATCGGAATTAATAGCAGTCCAGATGATTTTCCTAATTGGGATTCATTTAAACATATGGAATTGATCTTAGCTATAGAAGAAAGATTTTCAATTAAGTTTACTGACAAACAAATTACTAGCATTAAGAATGTGAAGGATATATGCAAAGTATTAAGTTGA
- a CDS encoding HAD-IIIC family phosphatase, with the protein MFYSQPDSPKLGEIQEELRDADIAKLPLMNILILRTIIIEPISSYLKYYAFKLGYNANINFGSYGTLYQDAVRDDNNLFKLKYDFILIFSPINTLFPKIDFLNQDIKRNDLIEEDKKLKVFFSDVIKAIRKKSEAPILWHSFESQPYPSLGIYDYQCSYGSTSFISKVNRSLREEIASNTDAYIVNMNSCLLRLGTNNFYDSRFWLSSSAPYTIQACAEIASEDFKFIKSLTGNTKKCIILDCDNTLWGGIIGEDGIDGISLSESGEGCSYYYFQKELVCLHSRGFLLALCSKNNEKDVWEVFDNHPSMVLKRKHISSSKINWSDKPINIRKISNELNISTDSLIFIDDNPAEIDLVKAEIPEVEVLHLETCNTSTNIWKLRALNSLSQHIITEDDKIRSSIITSNILVNKEIEQTPNINKYLKSLEMCINIGKADNESKKRISQLTKRTNQFNLTSRRYTEKQIQYLIEDSSYIVLWLTLKDKYGAHGMVACAIIKVNVSIAIIDTFLMSCRILGRGVETVFLNRIISLLKDFGVQKIYGEYLASAKNSQVKNFYLDHRFTQEDDREGSNGTFYSIKISSLEDHSTSNFLSVTMDYQ; encoded by the coding sequence ATGTTTTATTCACAACCTGACTCTCCGAAACTAGGGGAGATTCAAGAAGAACTAAGGGATGCTGATATTGCCAAACTTCCTTTGATGAATATCCTGATACTTCGCACAATAATAATTGAACCAATATCCTCTTATTTAAAGTATTATGCTTTTAAGCTTGGATACAATGCAAATATAAACTTTGGAAGTTATGGAACTCTATATCAGGATGCAGTAAGAGATGATAATAATTTATTTAAACTAAAGTATGATTTCATACTTATTTTTTCTCCAATTAATACTCTTTTCCCAAAAATAGATTTCCTTAATCAAGATATTAAAAGAAATGATTTAATAGAAGAAGATAAAAAACTTAAAGTTTTCTTTTCTGACGTAATTAAAGCAATACGTAAGAAGTCAGAAGCTCCTATATTATGGCATTCTTTTGAATCACAACCTTACCCAAGTTTAGGTATATATGATTATCAATGTAGCTACGGATCAACATCATTTATTAGCAAGGTCAATCGAAGTTTGAGAGAAGAGATTGCCTCTAATACCGACGCTTATATTGTCAATATGAATAGTTGTTTACTAAGATTAGGTACAAATAATTTCTATGATTCAAGGTTTTGGCTCTCTTCTAGTGCTCCCTATACAATACAAGCTTGTGCTGAGATAGCTTCTGAGGATTTTAAATTTATTAAGTCTTTAACTGGCAACACAAAAAAGTGTATTATTCTTGATTGCGATAATACTCTTTGGGGAGGGATTATAGGTGAAGATGGTATTGATGGTATTTCTTTAAGTGAAAGTGGTGAAGGTTGCTCATATTATTACTTTCAAAAGGAACTTGTTTGTCTACATAGCAGGGGTTTTCTTTTAGCATTATGTAGTAAAAATAATGAAAAGGATGTATGGGAAGTTTTTGATAACCATCCATCTATGGTGTTAAAGCGTAAGCATATATCATCATCAAAGATCAACTGGTCAGATAAACCTATTAATATAAGAAAAATTTCTAATGAGTTAAATATTAGCACTGATTCATTGATCTTTATTGACGATAATCCTGCCGAGATTGACCTTGTAAAGGCTGAGATTCCAGAAGTTGAAGTCTTACATTTGGAGACATGTAATACTAGCACTAATATTTGGAAACTTAGAGCTTTAAACAGTCTATCTCAACATATAATTACAGAAGATGATAAGATTAGGTCTTCAATAATAACAAGCAATATATTAGTTAATAAAGAAATTGAGCAAACACCAAATATTAATAAATATCTTAAGTCACTCGAGATGTGTATTAATATTGGGAAAGCCGATAATGAATCTAAAAAACGTATATCCCAACTTACGAAGCGTACAAATCAATTTAATTTAACCTCTCGAAGATACACCGAAAAGCAAATACAATACTTGATAGAGGACTCATCATATATTGTCCTTTGGTTAACACTTAAAGATAAATATGGTGCTCACGGTATGGTTGCATGTGCAATCATTAAAGTTAATGTATCTATTGCTATAATAGATACATTCCTTATGTCATGTCGTATATTGGGACGTGGAGTCGAGACAGTATTCTTAAATAGAATTATTAGTTTGCTAAAGGATTTTGGAGTTCAAAAGATATATGGGGAATACCTAGCCTCCGCAAAGAATAGTCAAGTAAAGAATTTCTACCTCGATCATAGATTCACTCAAGAAGATGATAGAGAAGGCAGCAATGGAACTTTTTATAGTATTAAAATATCTTCTTTAGAAGATCATTCAACAAGTAACTTCTTAAGTGTTACAATGGACTATCAATAA
- a CDS encoding SDR family oxidoreductase yields MNTNNFNLKGKTALITGSSGLLGVQHASALLDCGANVVLTDVDLVNLNKAKDLLLKQFPSSSLYSYIMDVTCEESIQNVNINLLSDNLPINILINNAAINPKIDKESNLKSSSRLEDFSIDEWNREIAVGLTGAFLCSKKFGTEMAKRKNGGCILNIASDLSVISPDQRIYMQEGVKDDYQPVKPITYSVIKSGLIGMTKYLATYWLGSNIRCNSLSPGGIYTSQPDDFVVKLSTLIPLGRMAKKEEYKSAIQFLCSEASSYMNGHNLIMDGGRSIW; encoded by the coding sequence ATGAATACTAATAATTTCAACCTTAAAGGGAAAACAGCTTTAATAACAGGTTCCTCTGGATTGCTTGGAGTCCAACACGCATCTGCATTACTAGATTGTGGAGCAAATGTAGTTCTAACAGATGTAGACTTAGTAAATTTAAATAAGGCAAAGGATTTACTCTTAAAGCAATTTCCTTCATCCTCTTTGTATTCTTATATTATGGATGTGACATGCGAGGAATCTATCCAAAATGTTAATATAAATCTACTAAGTGATAATTTACCAATCAATATACTGATAAATAATGCTGCAATAAACCCTAAAATAGATAAAGAATCTAACCTTAAATCCTCATCAAGATTAGAAGACTTCTCGATTGACGAATGGAATAGGGAAATAGCTGTAGGATTAACAGGTGCATTTCTTTGCAGTAAAAAATTTGGAACTGAAATGGCAAAACGTAAAAATGGTGGTTGTATTCTAAATATTGCATCTGATCTTTCTGTTATTTCACCTGACCAAAGGATATACATGCAAGAGGGAGTTAAAGATGACTATCAGCCTGTTAAACCCATAACTTATTCTGTTATCAAATCAGGTCTAATTGGGATGACAAAGTATCTAGCAACATATTGGCTTGGATCTAATATTAGATGCAATTCGCTTTCTCCTGGAGGTATATACACAAGTCAACCTGACGATTTTGTTGTAAAACTATCAACACTTATTCCTTTAGGAAGAATGGCAAAAAAAGAAGAATATAAGTCTGCCATCCAATTCCTATGTTCTGAGGCATCTTCGTATATGAATGGTCACAACCTTATAATGGATGGAGGTAGGTCGATTTGGTAA
- a CDS encoding GNAT family N-acetyltransferase, with the protein MYNPYVVGDLVYLRQPTLEDVEGPWHEWFSDEELTRWLGRQFPNSKESQLEFFKSNVNSAGSNRIVLSIIDKKKDIHIGVCNLSSINWINRSCGIAIVIGNKDFQNGLYITESFSLLLKIIFLRLNLRIIKSTFLAGNKATVLMHKLFKFVEVGVIPNAAYDPVSGNYVDEVIAVLNRDEWLKVNNPNRE; encoded by the coding sequence ATGTATAACCCCTACGTTGTAGGCGATCTTGTTTACCTTAGGCAACCTACTTTAGAGGATGTAGAGGGACCTTGGCATGAATGGTTTAGCGATGAGGAGCTAACAAGATGGCTGGGGAGGCAATTCCCCAACAGCAAAGAAAGTCAATTGGAGTTCTTTAAATCAAATGTAAATAGCGCAGGATCTAATCGGATTGTTCTTTCAATAATTGACAAAAAAAAAGATATCCATATAGGAGTCTGCAATCTAAGTTCTATAAACTGGATAAATCGTAGCTGCGGAATAGCAATAGTTATTGGGAATAAGGATTTTCAGAATGGTCTATACATTACAGAATCTTTTTCCTTACTTCTTAAAATTATTTTCTTAAGGCTGAATCTAAGAATTATAAAAAGTACTTTTCTAGCAGGAAACAAAGCAACTGTATTAATGCACAAACTATTTAAATTTGTTGAAGTTGGAGTTATACCTAATGCGGCTTATGACCCAGTAAGTGGAAATTATGTAGATGAGGTTATTGCTGTATTAAATAGAGATGAATGGCTAAAAGTAAATAATCCTAATCGCGAGTGA